Proteins from a single region of Plasmodium brasilianum strain Bolivian I chromosome 13, whole genome shotgun sequence:
- a CDS encoding ADP-dependent DNA helicase RecQ, protein MLKYVEVKKSASSMEAEQSEEDSCLNFSLNEMREKMEKTQKKHFGYKNLKDFQVEAVHAIFHKKDSFIVMATGMGKSLCYQIPSLMSECKNKFTVVISPLISLMKDQVDNLNRKKISSIFLGSGQKMSNEKILCEIKHGVYKIVYCSPEHALNNKNLFLSLRKRILLIAIDEVHCMSEWGHDFRPSYRKLNELRTILKEIPIMCLTATCTKEVQTDILKNLNFNLSNCLIKRSSVNKKNLFYSVKEKTNLYEDLKDILDIPLKKCLDRTKRFIDNSKICPYNSTLIYVNSKKECESIHDFLKDKGLLVKMYHGDLSNEQKKDAHEKFLKDEIQIIVATVAFGMGIDKPDIRRIIHYGFSRSLEAYVQQVGRAGRDNSNAEALLFFHINDESKTKNLILRENTANNLIETNFQRVEHIISMFTEASDYAYSTACRRRKIYEYFDEKPLETFDIQIFDSEENEGAKRGKKKKKKLNYIDELHSDNLSVTLSSAPNNSHENSVMIRKNNQRDTLHEVSSSTNMKGNKKEGCPSPQTASNILEDVVDLTKELKVLLNCISSLRGKTGISTICKILVKSKESSIIKKNYHNIKEYGEGAHKSTTWWSSFMKVARNDKYIKETLNYGKDMSYLSIGLTNKGERFMKNEDKYFINLPFFLADSYKNVNKKNDINNKNPKGRKGKRRGKFNYIHNEESDTTFRRNDFVGIHDFARDDLTSKFEGFLWRDDKQNDSRGGERVESQHDERSNSRHDGDYICGHVRGDDRVNEKTKERFVVQANLVVPKHEMAENKYDYFNADKSTFHKENYEYKEKKLTNENINESIMKILLRTRMLEARKQNIPPFQLMSDQPLKDICNKRLTAVHLIRKHIDNVSPICPNSFLEKVASGIRGFCLLHDLETNININEDINENINEDINEDISVNINGNKIMNTASQNITSTSFEKQSNIKKFSNLISSFHYDNNANIISGKVSNTHRDSRDRRDERNEKSLHSLTQQQENNSTFYNNMNTWSGCHEKEGSNVIYYNSRKETNDSTKSNYFLDKSRVNQTIIQHPTTSTNIYSVQGYVRYKKDEEENVERNVDRQENFSHRNNQSSSSTILDKYNNQDHSNNMTPCYSYNSREVHQMHREFNKTTSNSDINKKNENEIITVLNKFSLKRDVDSGYNQFNEGVRNNLIAFFDDDFKFINEVEALGLNRKSAQYAVDAGGSTTGVVAAGVVDVVGAKTQAPQRSVAFAQEGPIDLSAFIYQEETGEANNPRPKQDINKNKSISSPQYGNTTHLKTSSGFPFTTSTTAATASTAATAATAATAVTAATAVTAVTAVTADTHTTTMMRHKNNFNMNLNSRDDNFTNSFRTNRIMEEKSIDIINEKKKKFDLIDSFTYDYKKNYEPNRHVHSTNVENASSFRDLKKRKF, encoded by the exons ATGCTTAAGTACGTGGAGGTAAAAAAGAGTGCGAGCAGCATGGAAGCAGAGCAGTCGGAAGAAGATTCATGCTTGAACTTCTCGCTAAACGAAATGAGAGAAAAAATGGAGAAAACACAGAAAAAACATTTCGGGTATAAGAACTTAAAAGACTTTCAAGTAGAAGCTGTGCATGcaatatttcataaaaaagataGTTTTATAGTAATGGCAACAGGTATGGGTAAGTCCCTGTGCTATCAAATACCATCTCTTATGAGTGaatgcaaaaataaatttacagTCGTTATATCTCCACTAATATCTTTAATGAAAGATCAAGTAGACAAtttaaataggaaaaaaatatcatcCATATTTTTAGGAAGTGGTCAAAAAATgagtaatgaaaaaattttatgtgaAATAAAACATggtgtatataaaatagtatattGTAGTCCAGAGCatgcattaaataataaaaatttatttctatCGTTAAGGAAAAGAATTTTACTAATAGCAATTGACGAAGTTCATTGTATGTCTGAGTGGGGTCATGATTTTAGACCATCTTATCGAAAATTAAATGAGTTAAGaactattttaaaagaaataccAATAATGTGTCTAACTGCTACATGTACAAAAGAAGTACAAacagatatattaaaaaatttaaattttaatttatcgaattgtttaataaaaagaagtagtgtgaataagaaaaatttattctaCTCTGTTAAGGAGAAAACAAACTTATATGAAGACTTGAAAGACATTTTAGATATACCATTAAAAAAGTGTTTAGATAGAACTAAAAGATTTATAGACAATTCAAAAATATGTCCATATAATTctacattaatatatgtaaactcAAAGAAAGAATGTGAAAGTATTCATGATTTCTTAAAAGATAAAGGATTATTAGTCAAAATGTACCATGGAGATTTGAGCAATGAACAAAAGAAAGATGCAcatgaaaaatttttgaagGACGAAATTCAAATTATTGTAGCTACTGTAGCTTTTGGAATGGGTATCGATAAACCAGATATACGAAGAATTATACATTATGGTTTTTCTAGGTCGTTAGAAGCATATGTTCAACAAGTAGGTAGAGCTGGTAGAGATAACAGTAATGCAGAAgctcttctcttttttcatattaatgatgaatcaaaaacaaaaaatctTATCTTGAGAGAAAATACAGCCaataatttaattgaaaCAAATTTTCAAAGAGTAGAACATATCATTAGTATGTTTACTGAAGCTTCTGACTATGCTTATTCCACTGCATGTaggagaagaaaaatatatgaatacttTGATGAAAAACCTTTAGAAACATTcgatatacaaatatttgaCAGTGAAGAAAATGAAGGA gcaaaaagaggaaaaaaaaaaaaaaaaaaattaaattatattgacGAATTACATTCTGATAACTTGAGTGTAACCCTTTCCAGTGCCCCTAACAACTCACATGAAAACTCAGTGAtgataagaaaaaacaatCAAAGGGATACACTTCATGAGGTTAGTAGCAGTACTAACATGAAGGGGAACAAAAAAGAGGGATGTCCTTCCCCACAAACCGCTTCTAACATATTAGAGGACGTAGTCGATTTAACAAAGGAGTTAAAAGTTTTACTAAACTGTATTTCTTCCTTAAGAGGAAAGACAGGAATATCGACTATATGCAAAATATTAGTGAAGAGTAAAGAGTCaagtataattaaaaaaaactatcataatataaaagaatatggAGAGGGTGCACATAAATCCACTACATGGTGGTCTTCATTTATGAAAGTAGCTAGAAAtgataaatacataaaagaaaCATTAAATTATGGAAAAGACATGAGTTATCTAAGTATCGGATTAACAAACAAAGGAGAAAGGTTTATGAAAAACGAGGATAAGTATTTCATCAATTTGCCCTTCTTCTTAGCagattcatataaaaatgtaaataaaaaaaatgatataaataataagaatcCAAAGGGTCGTAAGGGAAAAAGGAGGGGAAAATTTAACTACATTCATAATGAGGAGAGCGATACCACCTTTAGAAGAAATGACTTTGTTGGAATTCATGATTTTGCGCGTGATGACCTTACATCCAAGTTTGAGGGATTCCTTTGGAGAGATGATAAGCAAAATGATAGTCGAGGTGGTGAACGAGTTGAAAGTCAACATGACGAACGAAGTAACAGTCGGCATGACGGAGATTATATCTGCGGCCATGTGCGTGGTGACGATCGCGTGAATGAGAAAACTAAGGAGCGCTTTGTTGTACAGGCAAACTTAGTGGTACCTAAGCACGAAATGGCAGAAAATAAGTACGACTACTTCAATGCAGATAAGAGTACTTTCCATAAAGAGAATTATGAgtataaagagaaaaaactgacaaatgaaaatattaacgaatcaattatgaaaattttgttgAGAACAAGAATGTTAGAAGCAAGAAAACAAAACATCCCTCCTTTTCAACTAATGTCTGATCAGCcattaaaagatatatgtaataaaagaTTAACAGCAGTTCATTTGATAAGGAAACATATTGATAACGTTTCCCCTATTTGTCCAAATAGCTTCTTAGAAAAAGTAGCATCTGGAATTAGGGGGTTTTGTCTCCTGCATGATTTGGAAaccaatataaatataaatgaagatataaatgaaaatataaatgaagatataaatgaagatataagtgtaaatataaatggaaacaaaattatgaacacaGCTAGCCAAAATATTACTTCAACTTCTTTCGAAAAACAGtcaaacattaaaaaattttccaatTTAATTTCGTCCTTTCATTATGATAACAATGCAAATATTATATCTGGCAAGGTGAGTAACACGCATAGAGATAGCAGAGATAGAAGAGATGAAAGAAATGAGAAAAGTTTGCACAGTTTAACACAACAACAGGAAAATAACTCAActttttacaataatatgAACACATGGAGTGGTTGTCACGAAAAAGAAGGAAGCAATGTAATCTATTATAACAGCAGGAAAGAAACGAATGATAGTACCAAGagcaattattttttggatAAGAGTAGAGTTAACCAAACAATCATTCAGCACCCTACAACTAGTACTAATATTTACAGTGTGCAGGGTTATGTTAGGTACAAAAAAGATGAAGAGGAAAATGTAGAACGAAATGTGGATCGACAAGAAAATTTTTCCCATCGAAACAACCAAAGTAGTAGCAGTACCATTTTGGACAAGTACAACAATCAGGATCATAGTAACAACATGACACCATGTTATTCATATAACAGCAGGGAAGTACATCAAATGCACAGAGAGTTTAATAAAACAACATCCAACAGtgatataaacaaaaaaaatgaaaatgaaataattacaGTACTGAATAAATTTTCCCTTAAAAGGGATGTAGATAGTGGGTATAACCAATTTAATGAAGGCGTTAGAAATAATTTGATTGCTTTTTTCGATGATGACttcaaatttattaatgaagTTGAAGCATTGGGCTTGAATAGAAAAAGTGCGCAATATGCAGTAGATGCAGGAGGGTCAACAACAGGAGTAGTAGCAGCAGGGGTGGTTGATGTAGTAGGCGCTAAAACACAAGCACCACAGAGATCAGTCGCATTTGCACAAGAAGGTCCAATAGACCTTTCAGCTTTCATCTACCAGGAGGAAACGGGAGAGGCCAACAACCCACGACCAAAGCAggacataaataaaaacaaatctATAAGCTCGCCTCAGTATGGTAATACAACACATTTAAAAACGAGTAGTGGTTTTCCCTTCACCACTAGTACTACTGCTGCTACTGCTTCTACTGCTGCTACTGCTGCTACTGCTGCTACTGCTGTTACTGCTGCTACTGCTGTTACTGCTGTTACTGCTGTTACTGCTGATACTCATACTACAACTATGATGcgtcataaaaataattttaatatgaatTTAAATTCGAGGGATGACAATTTTACAAATTCGTTTAGAACAAATAGAATCATGGAGGAAAAGAGTATTGACATTATAaacgagaaaaaaaaaaaatttgatctAATTGATTCTTTTACTTAcgactataaaaaaaattatgaaccgAACAGGCATGTCCATTCGACAAATGTAGAGAATGCATCATCATTTAGggacttaaaaaaaagaaagttttAA
- a CDS encoding coatomer subunit beta: MGNFEIEKNCTLYICTDNYEIPSISEIQKKLESQNVEKKIEGMEHLIFNIIQGEPYGNLLMCVIRFIVPHKDHRLKKMSHIFFEIVDKCNNDGSLKEEMILVCNALRNDIISPNEYVRGSTLRLLSKIKYLKIIDPLIEAITKNLSHRHSYVRKNAISCIHTIIKEHGIDVIPNSIKEVEKILFLENDISTKRSALSMLIDVDPLTTLKYILSLNDQLYDTADVILLEVIHLFKKLYIPHVFDDSYLLINDEDEENEEDKETEGSGSEELDEESCEYWLNEAEANNANLLGSRRGKENFGLLGRNIKNGSMPIMQTGSIASVGMVYGSDVQLYSNANGNVSNNVSGNVSGNVSGNVSGNVSGNVSGNIGGGSNGVLNVLSEDIQFKKKKVNENEYGIYKNKVINILLNMLNKNVSNSVLYEGACCLLYMSNSVLSIKTASECFIKLLINQHDNNIKLIVIDKLYYIMCKWKNVLENFSMDLLRALNFPSKDIKVKILNLVLHVLTKRNVHLVLNVLKKELLKLNEQVVYTKNITNKGVAQGGANGIINTGSSSGVSSQPLNNFSGNSKDLNQVNNLSTNYQEMTNYKKILIKSLQHVCNMYSDECLNIVDLLLIYVNDDEKEINYEAAVCIRKLANNEKFQNNILQKIVDSIFIIKKSNILRIFFWVLGQYMNDQNMIINFLNKLYDNLSSFLNSHMEYDMINKVQNENLKKNRTMNNNFNAVSNSNIQTKTVILEDGTYATEAFLKTKSLTPLDDQHNSHSFAYNLLSDNDDLLLSVLCVCITKLYFKLLSKVNSIFDFLNTSVEKHPLGEKPDPDLSTNFTLKGPIEITDINGREGKEINILGKQGEMEKPGTQLNECNDEVAVHVSSLKSDAETAVKNINEFRNKCIYILASIIKYIVQKNMKSAVSIYENDSNVIRINQCLKIFLRITIGKKITDEKTKNLIRAFINGDNYYQAFLEKEEEKYCSIYGSTYKNMKKKCNNQKDLITRGLIGINKDTGEHILQGDDEKENVDDDIYFRVLKEKKYMLNMVDDEPVSVNENLEKLKLKYTLNNDMLFEENEFKYPSFKHNYSSLFLAKLYKTQRLTGTDDDIFIEAFPIISSVNLIVEFYVYNQSGVYLQNIYINLSTHGNLKPIDKIPGFNLSPNEKRKFKITIKVHTTETGIIYGYVFYEKKNDKNKNYLVLSELNINMTDYINASFISSHLFRIMWSEFEWENKININTSIRYDKEGEGQVRALCHTHNSCALAEFIHDIVTDSFELLKLIIKHTNMTIVEKFMPLEYYVLETKNKPEQVNISPIDIYISYISTLEDLKCLINNSAFFSVNLFSRSIFGEDSLANLSVQKNPDGKLSGSIRLRSRTQGIALSLGDKITLVQTGISSEMQ, translated from the exons ATGGGGAACTTCGAAATTGAGAAAAATTGTACCCTGTATATTTGCACCGATAATTATGAAATTCCGTCGATTAGTGAAATTCAAAAGAAACTTGAGAGTCAAAATGTAGAGAAGAAAATAGAAGGAATGgaacatttaatatttaatataatacaagGAGAACCATATGGTAATTTGTTAATGTGTGTAATAAGATTTATAGTACCACATAAAGATCATCGTTTAAAAAAGATGagtcatatatttttcgaaATTGTagataaatgtaataatgaTGGAagtttaaaagaagaaatgatATTAGTATGTAATGCTTTAagaaatgatataatatCACCTAATGAATATGTAAGAGGATCAACATTAAGATtgttaagtaaaataaaatacctAAAGATAATCGATCCATTAATAGAAGCTATTACTAAGAATTTAAGTCATAGACATAGTTATGTACGAAAAAATGCAATCAGTTGTATTCATACTATTATTAAAGAACATGGAATTGATGTAATACCAAATTCAATTAAAGAGGTcgagaaaattttatttcttgaaAATGATATATCGACAAAACGTAGTGCATTATCTATGTTAATTGATGTAGATCCATTAActactttaaaatatatattgtccTTAAATGATCAACTATATGATACAGCTGATGTTATATTGTTAGAGGTTATACATCTTTtcaaaaagttatatattcCACATGTCTTTGATGATTCTTATTTATTGATAAATGATGAAGACGAAGAAAACGAGGAAGATAAAGAAACCGAGGGAAGTGGGTCTGAAGAATTGGACGAGGAAAGTTGTGAATATTGGCTTAATGAAGCAGAAGCGAACAATGCTAATTTGTTGGGGTCGAGAAGGGGTAAGGAAAATTTTGGTCTCCTAGGAAGGAACATAAAGAATGGAAGCATGCCGATCATGCAGACAGGGAGTATTGCCTCTGTTGGTATGGTATATGGGAGCGATGTACAACTGTACAGCAATGCTAATGGCAATGTTAGCAACAATGTTAGCGGCAATGTTAGCGGCAATGTTAGCGGCAATGTTAGCGGCAATGTTAGCGGCAATGTTAGCGGCAATATTGGCGGAGGTAGTAACGGTGTGTTGAACGTGCTAAGTGAAGATATTCagtttaaaaagaaaaaagttaaTGAAAACGAGTATGGTATATACAAGAATAAGGTAATTAACATACTGTTGAACATGCTGAACAAGAATGTTAGTAATAGTGTATTGTATGAAGGAGCTTGTTGCTTACTGTACATGAGTAATTCTGTGTTGAGTATTAAAACTGCTAGTGAATGCTTTATAAAACTGTTAATAAATCAgcatgataataatataaaactaaTAGTTATAGACAAgctgtattatattatgtgtaAATGGAAAAACGTGCTAGAAAATTTTAGTATGGATTTATTGAGGGCTTTAAATTTCCCATCGAAAGATATtaaggtaaaaatattaaatttagtATTACATGTATTGACAAAAAGAAATGTGCATTTAGTGCTAAACGTTTTAAAGAaggaattattaaaattaaatgaacaaGTTGTTTATACAAAGAATATAACGAATAAAGGTGTTGCTCAAGGAGGCGCTAATGGCATTATCAATACTGGATCAAGCAGTGGGGTATCAAGTCAACCTCTGAACAATTTTAGTGGCAACAGTAAGGACCTTAATCAGGTGAATAATTTATCGACAAATTATCAAGAAATGACAAATTacaagaaaattttaataaaatcttTACAACATGTATGCAATATGTACTCTGATGAATGCTTAAATATTGTTGActtgttattaatatatgtaaatgatgATGAGAAAGAAATTAATTATGAAGCAGCTGTATGTATTAGGAAGTTAgctaataatgaaaaatttcaaaataatatactgcAAAAGATTGTGGattcaatttttattataaagaaatCAAATATATTGCGTATTTTCTTTTGGGTATTAGGTCAATACATGAATGATCAAAATATgatcataaattttttgaacaaATTATATGATAATTTGTCATCTTTTCTAAATAGTCATATGGAATATGATATGATAAATAAagtacaaaatgaaaatttaaaaaaaaatagaacgatgaacaataattttaacgCAGTATCTAATTCAAATATTCAAACAAAAACAGTTATATTAGAAGATGGTACATATGCTACTGAAGCCTTTTTGAAAACAAAGAGTTTGACTCCTTTAGATGATCAACATAATTCTCATTCTTTTGCTTACAATTTGTTAAGTGATAATGATGATTTGCTTCTATCTGTTCTCTGTGTGTGTATTACaaaattgtattttaaattactttCCAAAGTTAACTCTATTTTCgactttttaaatacatcTGTGGAAAAGCACCCATTGGGGGAGAAACCGGATCCTGATTTGTCCACGAATTTTACTCTAAAGGGGCCAATCGAAATTACTGATATTAACGGCAGGGAGGGAAAGGAGATAAATATTCTAGGGAAGCAGGGGGAAATGGAAAAGCCTGGGACGCAGCTTAATGAGTGCAATGATGAGGTAGCTGTACACGTAAGCAGCCTGAAGAGCGATGCGGAAACGGCggtgaaaaatattaacgaGTTTAGAAAtaagtgcatatatatattggccagtattattaaatatattgttcaGAAGAACATGAAAAGCGCAGTTAGCATATACGAAAACGACAGCAACGTGATAAGAATAAATCAGTgccttaaaatttttttaaggatAACGATTGGAAAGAAAATAACggatgaaaaaacaaaaaatttgatCAGAGCATTTATAAATGGAGATAACTATTACCAAGCATTTTtagaaaaggaagaagaaaaatattgcaGCATATATGGTtcaacatataaaaatatgaaaaagaaatgtaaCAATCAGAAGGATTTAATAACTCGCGGTTTAATTGGTATAAATAAAGATACTGGTGAACATATATTACAGGGTGatgatgaaaaggaaaatgtagatgatgatatatattttagggtattaaaagagaaaaagtatatgttaaatatggTAGATGACGAACCAGTGTCCGTGaatgaaaatttagaaaaattaaaattaaaatatactttaaataatgatatgttatttgaagaaaatgaatttaaataTCCTTCATTTAAACACAATTATTCGTCTCTCTTTTTGGCAAAATTGTATAAAACTCAGAGATTAACAGGAACAGATGATGACATATTTATTGAAGCTTTTCCAATCATTTCGAGCGTCAATCTTATTGTAGagttttatgtatataaccAATCAGGTGTGTACTtacagaatatatatattaatctaTCAACACATGGAAATTTAAAACCAATAGACAAAATACCTGGCTTTAATTTATCTCCTAATGAAAAacgaaaatttaaaataacgATAAAGGTTCATACAACAGAAACTGGTATTATATATGGCTAtgtattttatgaaaaaaaaaatgataaaaataaaaattatcttgTCCTTAGTGAACTCAACATTAATATGACGGATTACATAAATGCTTCCTTTATATCTTCGCACCTCTTTCGTATTATGTGGTCGGAGTTCGAGTGGGAGAACAAGATTAACATTAACACGTCCATCAGGTATGATAAAGAGGGAGAGGGACAAGTCCGTGCGCTGTGCCACACGCATAACTCATGTGCTCTGGCGGAATTTATTCATGACATTGTTAC GGATTCCTTCGAATTGTTGAAGCtcataataaaacatacaaATATGACAATAGTAGAGAAGTTTATGCCTCTGGAATACTATGTGCtggaaacaaaaaataaaccGGAGCAAGTGAATATCAGTCCTATTGACATATACATATCGTACATATCCACGTTAGAAGACCTCAAATGTTTGATTAACAATTCTgcatttttttctgttaacTTATTTTCTCGAAGTATTTTTGGAGAAGATTCTTTGGCCAACTTGTCTGTTCAGAAAAATCCCGACGGAAAGTTGTCAGGAAGCATAAGGCTAAGAAGCAGGACACAG ggAATAGCCCTTAGCTTAGGAGATAAAATAACCTTAGTTCAAACAGGGATAAGCTCGGAAATGCAATGA
- a CDS encoding ribosomal protein L15 has translation MASCIILKKLLSVHKDTLYRYLSNVSNVRNVSNISSEKYFERENAKKDTNDNINHVSESRNKSNCNYSELKVGKHFREIFHDGSEKNFESHPFNRRFAYSKKSLFPIEPRNLRTLGLNRQRKKKRGRGDKCPGKGIRDKHKHRKSGRPNSRTFESGRTPLYRRLPKWPEAWLSRQKKNYDCLNLSKLRYFIEKGRLDTRFPITQRHLHDSKCVKVKNGVKLFNVNDYPFPYKIDIEVSNADQSSIDVIKKVGGSVTIIYMERVNLRAHIKPYKFEILPRTARPNLDMIHFLEKMRSKGCIVKYIKPLWLIEEEKRIINELTEIEESSKLSEISQVNTNINRSRKTHKVHVTGDKEHAYMHNDEEDEDARRYRILQKYRLQNTQMRGEE, from the coding sequence atggCTAGCtgcattatattaaaaaaattgttaagcGTCCATAAAGATACTCTGTACAGATATTTAAGCAATGTAAGCAATGTACGCAATGTAAGCAATATTAGCAGTGAAAAATATTTCGAAAgggaaaatgcaaaaaaagaCACAAATGACAATATAAATCATGTAAGTGAGAGCAGAAACAAGTCCAACTGCAATTATTCTGAGTTAAAAGTGGGGAAACATTTCAGAGAGATATTTCATGATGGATcggaaaaaaattttgaaagtCATCCATTTAACAGAAGATTTGCATATAGTAAGAAAAGTTTATTTCCAATTGAACCAAGGAATTTACGAACATTGGGATTAAACAGGcaacggaaaaaaaaaagaggaagaggTGACAAATGCCCAGGTAAAGGTATAAGagataaacataaacatagAAAATCAGGTAGACCAAATAGCAGAACGTTTGAAAGTGGTAGAACCCCATTATATAGAAGATTGCCCAAATGGCCTGAAGCTTGGTTAAGTagacaaaagaaaaattatgattgtttaaatttatcaaaattgagatattttattgaaaagGGAAGATTAGATACTAGATTTCCAATCACTCAAAGACATTTACATGATTCGAAATGTGTTAAGGTAAAAAATGgtgttaaattatttaatgttaACGATTATCCTTTCCCCTACAAAATCGACATTGAGGTTTCTAATGCTGACCAATCTTCTATtgatgtaattaaaaaagtaggAGGCTCTGTAACCATTATTTATATGGAAAGAGTTAATCTAAGAGCACATATAAAACCTTacaaatttgaaatattacCAAGAACCGCAAGACCTAACCTTGATATGATTCATTTTTTAGAGAAAATGAGAAGCAAAGGTTGtattgttaaatatattaaaccaTTATGGTTaatagaagaagaaaaaagaattataaatgaattaacaGAAATAGAAGAAAGTTCAAAATTATCCGAAATTTCACAAGTCaatacaaatattaacaGGTCAAGAAAAACACATAAGGTACATGTAACAGGTGACAAGgaacatgcatatatgcataacgACGAAGAGGATGAAGATGCCAGAAGATATagaatattacaaaaatacaGATTACAGAATACGCAAATGAGGGGAGAGGAATAA
- a CDS encoding hypothetical protein (conserved Plasmodium protein), whose protein sequence is MKDIALFFLPVGITLSILLLSGVALFQRMAIYVQKKSINFQIYTLQINVSISSIISLYTLLRLSCTIFELRNYTDVNGNYENIGFQNMNRSYLKKIRLQRNFWMLLLCSVAWTFYIRFTYLLLYYREKVKRSDNEYEKVLEEKREERIYNKILQSGKVIPKNSNILKEEYNNIVENKYVSSDATTDGNDDSKEMSSVLADDSKKNASIRQRR, encoded by the coding sequence ATGAAGGAcattgctcttttttttttaccagtGGGCATAACTTTAtcaattttgttattaaGCGGCGTAGCGTTGTTTCAACGGATGGCCATAtatgttcaaaaaaaaagcataaattttcaaatttacaCCCTCCAAATAAATGTATCTATATCATCAATAATATCACTATATACATTGTTAAGATTGTCCTGTACAATATTTGAGTTAAGAAATTATACGGATGTAAATGGAAATTATGAGAATATTGGTTttcaaaatatgaacaggtcatatttaaaaaaaataaggctTCAAAGGAATTTTTGgatgttattattatgttcaGTAGCTTGGACATTTTATATTCGTTTTACTTATTTGCTTTTATATTATCGAGAAAAAGTAAAGAGAAGTGAtaatgaatatgaaaaagttttagaagaaaaaagagaggaaagaatatacaataaaatattacaaagcGGAAAAGTAATACCAAAAAAcagtaatatattaaaagaagaatataataatattgttgAAAATAAGTACGTATCCAGTGATGCAACAACTGATGGAAATGATGATTCAAAAGAAATGTCTTCTGTTCTTGCTGACGACAGTAAGAAAAATGCAAGTATAAGACAAAGACGTTGA